From Sodalis glossinidius str. 'morsitans', the proteins below share one genomic window:
- the flgM gene encoding flagellar biosynthesis anti-sigma factor FlgM: MSIESSRPVQSLAPLQNIDGNTVQAQKNKTAASARNQENQENQENQSTVSLSDTLDQLQKQDSQDIDVAKVERIKDAIRDGSLTMDSGKIADALISQAQSMLDD; encoded by the coding sequence ATGAGTATTGAGAGTAGCCGTCCTGTTCAATCCCTGGCACCGCTGCAAAACATCGATGGCAACACCGTTCAGGCGCAGAAAAACAAGACTGCCGCCAGCGCCAGGAACCAAGAGAACCAAGAGAACCAAGAGAACCAAAGCACGGTCAGCCTAAGCGACACGCTAGATCAACTACAAAAACAAGACAGTCAGGATATCGATGTGGCCAAAGTCGAGCGTATTAAAGATGCCATTCGTGACGGCTCCCTGACCATGGATAGCGGTAAAATCGCCGATGCGCTGATAAGCCAGGCGCAATCGATGTTGGATGATTAA
- a CDS encoding flagella synthesis protein FlgN codes for MKTLETLLAAMAELLTELEATLAQEQQLLSSGQVNAPLLHRTTETKDEQLSTLQHINHQRQALEQETGLQAPYVNEPVFRAGWKTIVVQTRTLQQRNGLLLDVHLKLNQRGLSSMTEQRSLSRMYDPKGHASAQVLLGPKFSV; via the coding sequence ATGAAAACGTTGGAAACTTTGCTGGCCGCGATGGCCGAACTACTGACCGAGCTGGAGGCAACGCTTGCCCAGGAACAGCAATTATTGAGCTCCGGACAGGTCAATGCGCCGCTGCTACACCGCACCACCGAAACCAAAGATGAGCAACTCAGCACGCTACAGCATATAAATCATCAGCGTCAGGCGCTGGAACAAGAGACGGGATTGCAGGCGCCTTACGTCAACGAGCCGGTCTTCAGGGCCGGATGGAAGACTATCGTCGTACAGACCCGCACGCTGCAGCAGCGTAATGGCCTGCTGCTGGATGTTCATCTCAAATTGAATCAGCGCGGCTTGTCCTCCATGACGGAGCAGCGCAGCCTGAGCAGAATGTACGATCCCAAGGGGCACGCCAGCGCACAGGTATTGCTGGGTCCCAAATTCAGCGTCTAG
- a CDS encoding flagellar protein FlhE, translated as MAICLGGRCFFPDGLAGRSLALTGQPAGNPVTLWLKWPGHGAIVPPVRLLRYRLLINYQSAWKGVVTR; from the coding sequence TTGGCGATTTGTCTGGGAGGACGGTGTTTCTTTCCCGATGGATTGGCCGGGCGCAGTCTGGCGCTGACGGGTCAGCCTGCCGGCAATCCGGTGACGCTGTGGCTGAAATGGCCGGGGCATGGAGCGATTGTGCCGCCGGTGCGTCTGCTGCGCTATCGGCTACTGATAAACTACCAAAGCGCCTGGAAGGGCGTCGTTACACGCTGA